The Flavobacteriales bacterium genome contains the following window.
TCCGAATCCTTAGACCGATACGAAATGGAGAAATAATATACTAAATTTACAATACTCAATAACTTACTTTAAAGAGGAACTTCTAATACTTTTTGTTTATAATGCCAGTTGGCAACCATAAACCTAAATAAAAACATAAAGAATAGAATTTTATTACAAATGGATTTATCCTTTATTTTTAAAGATGAAATGAAGATGCAAGAAATTACATAGAGGCTCCTTAATTCCAGTAGAGAAAGGATTAGGAATGATTTTATAATCAAAAATGCTAAAATTATAACAACATAAACTGGTTTTGTCGTAACTTTCAGCTAGTTATCATAAAAAAATAAAAAAATGGATGAACCACCGTTTAGATGCGCAACAAAAGAAGCATTAAATGAATTAGAAATTGAGCTTAACCTCAAAGAAAAAAATCCATACTGGGAATCAATGGTGGGTAAATCATATACACCAGGAAACCCTAATGATATAGAAGAGTATCTTGATTATTATTTACAATTAAAAAATGATGATAAAAAATTTACTCTTATGGAAATGATATTAGATTCACTTGCAGACCAGCCAACGGAATCTGATTTTTTAACATTTTGGCAAAAAGCGAAACCAATATTAATCAGAGACTATTTAATCCATGAATTTACAATTCATTATTGGATACAAATGACAGAAGAATTTGAAAGGAGTTACATTATGACTGCTCTAATTCAAAATTTAATAGCTGAGATGAATCCAGATAAGCCATAAATTGTATACAATAGTAGCCCACAATATGAGAAAAATCCAGCATACGTAACTTTCATTTGTATAATAGTTGACATATAAAAAATGATTATCAAACGACATAAGATATTAATACTAACAGGTGTTCTTTTGTGGGTTTCGGGATTTTTTATGGCAGCTATGACAATCTACCCTTTCGCATTGATTGGAGTTTACGTTGGCCCACCAATTTTAACAATGGGTATAGTTGGTTGGATAATAAACTACAAACATACCAAGAGTCAATTTCCTAATCCAATTAGAGCATTCAACCGAATATTAAAAAAGCACAAAGGACTACCGAAATATCATTTCGCAATGTTTGAATTTTTGTTCTCCTATCTACTTCATTTTTGGACTTTTTGCATAGTATTTTGGATTGGAATTGCCTTTTTAGGTACAACAGCTTTTAAAAATTCCAATGCGTTTGCAACAACCAAAAATTATGTTGAAAGTGACAGCCGACTGATAGAACGAATTGGACAAATTAGATACTATGGATTTCTTATTGGCGGGACGATTTCTTCAAGTGGAGATGCTGACATCTCTTTTTCAATAATCGGAGATAAAGAAACAATTAATGCGAAAGCGATACTTGAAAGAGGAAAAGTGACAGAAATAAAATATAAGCAACATTAGCCCACTTTTCTTCCCCAAACAAAAGAAAGCCGCTAATCAATAGACTAACAGCGCTATACACGATTTTCCTCTTGCCCTATTTTTAATAAAAAAAGTTTAAATTTTATCCAACTACACATCACCATCTAAAAAAGCACATAAAACCACTATTACGTTTATTTATAAATGAATAGTAAAAAACATTGAATAACTTCTTTTCACAGGTGGTTATCTATAGTTTTTTTTTAGTAACTTCTGTTTATATAATAGTTAGTGGCAATTCAAAAAAGACACCCATCATGCATAAAGAAATAGAAACATTAATTATCAAGGAAAAAGAACTTCAAGAAAGAATTAATGGATTGACAGACTTATTTAAGAGTTTTCAAGAAGTTGAAAAACAAAATTTGTCAAATAGCATAATTGATAAATTAATTCGAATCCAAGAATCAGCATTGAGTGACAATATCACATTAATTGAGGCTTATGCTTCAGTGAGATATGTTTTAGAAACACTTATACAAACTGAATTGTTATTGAAAGAACCAAGCTATACTTTTAAACTATATTATTCAATATGTACCCATCAGATTGATAAGTATCAGAAGTTTATTAATCGAATCCATGAGGAAATAAAAATTATGGAATCTTATGAAAATGAAGATAAGAAACTAATGGATATAGTAACAGATAGAATAGCTAAGGGAGAAGATTCTTCTCTAGTAATGAAAGAACATGATGAAGCGCAAAAACAGTTAGATGATAAAGCCGATTTAGAATTTACAATGTTTACATCCGATTATAAGACTAATGGTTATGGAGTTACAGCACATCTATTAAAGAACAAGATTTTACCAGATTACGAGCAAGCATTAAAGGATATAGAAGAATCTAATCAAAAGACAGCAAAAAGTATTGTAAAACTAGAACGAATTTCTACGTTATTTGATTTTAAAAATCAGTATAGTCGAGTGTTTAAAGAATTGAAGGATGGACGTTCTTGGAAAAAGAAAGCAGAAGAAGCAAATCTTAGTAATGAGTATAAGGTGATTTATGATTTATCAAGTGCTTTACTTCACTCTACTTCATATAGCTATAATACTTCTAGTGACTATACCGATGCTGATAAAGACATTGCATTGAAAATGATATTCAAGTACTCAAAGAAAATTAATCACAATATTAATAAGTATCTTGACTTGAAAAGATATAGCAAAATAACAGTGGTAAATGTTGAAGAGGAATGAAGAAAAGCCACTAACAAAGTACATAAAACATTTGTCGGAAAGTGCTAATTTTAAGGTCTATACATTTAATAAAAACTGTAACGGTTTGACAGGTCGGCTCTCCGAAATGCCAAACGTTTCATATACATAGCCGTTAAACGTTAGTCTCCTCTCCTCTTTCCGAAAAAAAACGCTGCTAACCAAAAGACTAACAGCTCTTTACACAAGTGGATTCTGTAAGGTTCTTATCTCCCTTCATTAATCAAACTACAAACTGTACCAACTAAAAAACAAACATAAAACCACTATTACGTTTATGTATAAACAATAGTAAAAAACATTGAATAACTTATTTTCATAAGTGGTTATCTATAGTTTTTTAGTAACTTCCGTTTATATAATAGTTAGCTGTAACTTTAAAATAGAGACATCATGACAATAAAAGAAGCAATTTTACAGAGTTTAGAAGATTTAAAAAAAATAGCGACTTATATGGAAGTTCATGACCATATAATCAAGAATAACTATTATGACTTTAAAGATGCAAAAACGCCACCTGCAACTATTTCTGCATTGCTTGGTGACTTTATTAGACTTGGTGATTCTCGTGTAAAGCGTTTAAAAGGAAAAGGAGGAACTTTTTCATACTATCTGACAAAATTTGAAAAAGATTTAGATGTTGAAAAAGTTGTAATTCCCTCGACTGAAACCAAAACAAAGAGAAAAGATAAGACTTACCAAGAGAGAGATTTACATCTTCTTCTAAGTAGTTATCTAAAACACCAGGACTTATATTCGAAAACAATATTCCACGAAAAATCTACAGGAAACGATAATCACCAAAAATGGATTCATCCAGATATGGTTGGGATAGATTTTTTAAATCTTCAGTCAAAATCAACGCAGACTTTATTAAAAGTCATAAACAATGCAGACACTTTCAAAATCAATTCATACGAAATAAAGAAAGAAATCAATACTGATTACGAATTGAAAAAAACATTCTTTCAGGCAGTTTCAAATTCAAGTTGGGCAAATTATGGATATTTAGTTGCTTTTGAAATTAGTGACAGCCTAAATGAAGAAATGGAAAGATTAAGTCAGTCATTTGGAATTGGAATAATTGAATTAAAAGCAAATCCATTTGAAAGTAAGATTCTATTTCCATCGAAATACAAAGAACTTGACTTTAAAACAATTGATAAACTCTGCAAAATCAACAAGGATTTTGACAGGTTTATAGAACAGGTCGAAAAACTATTAACTGCATCGGAAAGATATGTAAAATCGACTGAACGAGAATTGGTTGACTTTTGTGATAAATACATGACAAATGATACAGAAATTGAAAAATATTGTCAAGAAAAGAATATTCCAATAGAAAAAGCAGCAGGTAACAATGTTTAAAAAACATAAGTGGTTCAGTCGTTTACGGAAGTTTGGAGCATTTAATCAGCTCCGCCAAATCTTCGATTTGATGGGTTATTTAAAAAAAACGATATGACAAATCTTGAAATTATTACGAAATTAAAAGAATCCACTTTTACAGACGAAGATGGAGAAAAATATCAACTTGAATTTCAAGATGGATTGACTGATTCCGAAATTGAACAGCTTAAAGAGCAATTCCCAAGTAACAATATTGACAGTGAAATAATTGAAATACTGAAAGAGACCGAAGGTTGGGACGGTTATGGACCTGAAATGGTTTGTTTTGACTCTATTGGACAATTCGGATTTTGGGAATTATCTGCAAACTCCATTACTCTTGGACACGATGGGTATGGAAATCATTGGATTTTGGATTTAAATGAAAACGGAAAACCTAACAAAGTGTTTTTTGCTTGCCACGACCCAGCTGTATTTGTTGTTCATTCTCAAAACCTGAATGAATACTTAAAACATTTATTAGAATTTTACGAAAGCCCTGACAAATGTCATCTGAATGAAATTCACGAGAAAACCGTAATGACAATTTGGAATAAAAATGACCTATGTTCGCCTAAAACCGAATTTGAAAATCAAAATCCTGAATTCAAAGACTTTCTGAATAAATTTGACGGAGACGAATGGACTATTGCTGACTTGAGAACTGGAAAAAACAAAGATGGTTTTGCTTGGGGAAAGTTTGGAGCGAATCAGTTTACGGAAAGACATCCGACTGAATTGGTATGGGTAATTAAGAATAAGAAAAAAAGCTTTTTATCAAGACTTTTTGGAAAATAAAAACAACTGCTAACAGTGGCTATAAGTAATTGCTTGTTCTCGCCTACTTCTGAGGTTAACCGTTAGTCCCCTCTCCTCTTTCCCAAAACAAAAAACGCTGTTAATCAAAAGACTAACAGCGTTTAACACAAGTGGGCCCTGAAGGGCTCCTCTAAACCATATTTCATTGACACACTAACTATTTGTACCAACGTTTGAACTAACAAAAGAACTTTTTCTTGAAGTGTTTAATTTTTATCAAACTACTTATAACCATCTAAAAAGGTATATAAACCACTATTACTATTGTTTATAAATAACAATAAATAACTTCTTCTCACAGGCGGTTCTCTATAGTTTTTTTAGTAACTTCCGTTGATATAATAGTTACAACCTAATTAAACAACCTCACCCATCATACAAAAAGAAAAATTTAAATGGAATCACAAAAGACTCAATCCGAAACAGTAATTAGATTCAAGTGGTTTGACAAGCACCCCGCTAAAAGTATTATTCTATACACTATTACAATTGGTGTAGTGACTTGGGGAATTTTTGGTTTTTTATTAGACGATAGAAAAGAAAATCTGCATAAAACAGAAATTGAATTATTGAACTTCAAACTTGATAGTAATAAAGTTATTGAAGGTCAGCTACTAGCAAGAGTCGATTTTTTAGAAAAAGAAAATATGACGCTGAGAGAACAGAATTATAAATACTACGAATGGATTTCAAACTCACCCAAAACACTTGCTTATCTTGAGAAAGAAAATTCATCAATGAGAAAGAAAATTTCAAAATTGAAAGAAAATGAAGCTGACCAACTGATTGAAGATTCAAGTAAAGTAGAAACCGTCCATGAAAAATATCACATTAACTCTAACCGACTTGAAAAAGGCGAAGCATTTATAGATGAACTTACGGGAGCTTCGTTATGTGTAACGGACATAAGTTTTTTAAATGATGTTGACGGTCATTATAATCTTCCCAACAGCTCACAAAAGGACTTTTATAATTTAAAACCTGGTATTTCATGGGGATTTAAGGATAAGGGGAGAGAATATAAGATTTATTTACAAGAAATAGATTATCCTACAGGGACTTACAAAGTAATGCTTAGAGAGCAATAACTAACGGTAACAATGTATAAAAATAATAGCCGAGATAGC
Protein-coding sequences here:
- a CDS encoding SMI1/KNR4 family protein — translated: MTNLEIITKLKESTFTDEDGEKYQLEFQDGLTDSEIEQLKEQFPSNNIDSEIIEILKETEGWDGYGPEMVCFDSIGQFGFWELSANSITLGHDGYGNHWILDLNENGKPNKVFFACHDPAVFVVHSQNLNEYLKHLLEFYESPDKCHLNEIHEKTVMTIWNKNDLCSPKTEFENQNPEFKDFLNKFDGDEWTIADLRTGKNKDGFAWGKFGANQFTERHPTELVWVIKNKKKSFLSRLFGK
- a CDS encoding cytochrome c oxidase assembly factor 1 family protein; this translates as MIIKRHKILILTGVLLWVSGFFMAAMTIYPFALIGVYVGPPILTMGIVGWIINYKHTKSQFPNPIRAFNRILKKHKGLPKYHFAMFEFLFSYLLHFWTFCIVFWIGIAFLGTTAFKNSNAFATTKNYVESDSRLIERIGQIRYYGFLIGGTISSSGDADISFSIIGDKETINAKAILERGKVTEIKYKQH